TGGTCGTGGTCGTGGTTGTGGTCGTCGTCGTCGTCGTTGTCGTTGTTGTCGAAGAGGTGATCGTCAGCCAGAACGACCCCTCCGACCCCGCCGCGAATCCGTCGACGAAAACGTAGTACGTTCCGCTTCCCGCGGCGGTGAACTCGATCCGCGAATGCCACACCTCGTCCGCGTCGTCGTTGCAGCCGATCTGCGTGCCGGAAACGCAATCCCCGAAACGCACATACAGCGTCGTGTTGAAGGACGGGTCGCCGAGCAGATCCACGAAATACATGTTGCCCGCGACGCCCTCGAACGAATACACGATGTCCTTGGCCGTCGAGCCCGGAACGCACCACGGGATGTAGCCGTGCGTGAAGCCGGCGGTCGATGCCGTGAGCGCCGCCGGCACATCGACCGCCGAGAGAGTCGCGCACGTGTCGTTGCCGTCGTCGGCGGCGCCGTGCCAGACATACGCGCGCCCCTCGTCGTTCTGCCCGTTGTCGTAACGCGGCGCGCCGGCGATGACATCCGCGTAGCCGTCGCCGTTCACGTCCCCCGCGCCCGAGGCCGCCGCGCCGAAATACGCGCCCGCCTGGCCGCCCTCGGCTTTCCACGCCGGTGCGTCGGCCACGCCGTCGCCGCTCCCCAGGAACAGCCACACGCGGCCCTCATCGGATTGCCCGTTGGTGTCGAGCATCGAGCCGAATACGATATCGTCGTATCCGTCCCCGTTCACGTCCCCCGCGCCGCCCACCGAAACCGCCGCATCGATCACGGCGTCGTTGAACTGCCCGCTCGCGCCCATCCACGACGGCGACGACTCCACGCCGCCGGCATGCCCGTGATAGAGGTTCGCCCGCGCCTCGCGCTGGCTGTCGTCCCAGCCGTAGGATCCGACGATCACGTCGTCGTACCCGTCGCCGTTCACATCGCCCGCGCCGGCGACCGCCACGCCGAATTCCCCGTCGGGGATATCGCTCTCGCCGGTCCACGCGAACGTCGGGTTGATGCCGATCGCCCCGCCGAGATACACGAACGCGCGCCCCTCCCCAAACTCGCCGTTGCCGGAAAAACGCGCGCCGACGATGATGTCGTCGTAACCGTCGCCGTTCACGTCGCCGGCGCCGGCGACCGAGGAGCCGAACGCCGCGAAACTCTCATTGATTTCGAGGATCGCGTGCGGGCCGGGGATGATCCCGAACGACGCGCCCCGGTACACGTATGTCGCGCCTTCGCTCGACTGGCCGTTGCTGGAAAGCGGCGCGCCGACGATGATGTCGTCGTACCCATCGCCGTTGATGTCGCCCGCGCCGGCGACCGACGTGCCGAACGCGGCGAACGCCTGATCGCCGAATTCGTCCCAAAGCGGAAAACCCGCATCGTCAAAAAAAACTGTTGCTCGCCCCGCGCTGACGAGCCCATTGTTATAGTTCGGCGCACCGACGATCACCTCGTCGTATCCGTCGCCGTCCACGTCCCCCGCGCCTGACACCGAATGCCCCAAATACGCGAAACTTTGCGTGAGTACGACATCCCATGCGGGCGACGCCGACAGCCCGCCGGCGCCTCCAAAGAAACCGTACACGCGTCCCGTCCCCGGCAGCCCGCCGCTATACTCCCGCGCGCCGATGACCACATCGTCGTATCCGTCGTTGTTCATATCGCCCGCGCTCGCGACGCTGTAGCCGAAAAGCGCGCCCGCGCTGTTGCTCTCCGAGGTCCATTGCGGCGAGGCCGCGAGGTTCGCGTCGATCGCCTTCGGATACGCCGAGCCCTCTTCGTCCAGCGCGGCATGAAGCGTCTCCGGCGCTCGCCACTCCCCGCGCGCGAGCGGCGTCACGCCGTTCGCACCGAACGCGAGCGTGTTCTCCGAAACGGGAAGGGACTCGCCGGCCCCGTCGATCGGCTCATCGACGCAGGCGAAAAGAGAAACAATCGCAACAAGCAACACCGGAAAAAGCACCCAAACGCGCATTTCGCCTCCGAAAAAAACGCTAAACGGCGAAACATTAATTCATCGTGTCATGAATGAACGTTAACCTCGTTACGTCTTTTCCGGCGCGGAAAAAAACGAAGGGCCGCAGCCCTTCGCGTGTGTCTGGATACGAACGACTTTCGCGATCGACGGTTCCTGGTTTACACCGGCGGACGGCCGCGAACCGCGCCCGCGATCAGCGAAATCACAAACAAAACGAGGAAGATGAAAAAGAGAATCTTGGCGATGCCCGCTGCCGCGGACGCGATGCCGGAAAATCCAAGAATCGCCGCGATCACCGCGATGACGAAAAACGCCAGCGTCCAGCCCAACATAATGGAAACCTCCTGAAAAAAATTTACTGCTTTCTTGTTCCTTGTCTTTCGCCGCCATTCGGGCGGTCGTCTGTTACCTCAGCATGAAAGGGCGCCGCACGCTCCGCAACGTCGCGGCGCGTATTCCGCGATCGCGTTAACAGGATTCGCGATTCGTTTCGTCACCCGAACGGATCAAACGGACCTGATGGACCGAATGGACAAAATTGACCGGCGAACCGGCGTTTGCGATCCGCGATGACCTTTCAGACTTTCAGACTATTTTGCGATCCGCGACGACCTTCCAGGCTTCCAGACTTTCAGCCTTTCGGTCTAATCTGCCATTTCGATGAAACGCATCGCCATCTTCGTCATCCGCGATCGTCCCGAGGCCGGCGCCGCCGCGCGCGAGCTCATCGGCTGGCTGCGTGCCGAGGGCCTGACGCCCCTCTACCACGAGGAGCTCGAGACGCATTACGGCATCCCCGGCGGCATCGGGACCGACGACATCCGCAAGGACGCGGAGCTGGTCGTCGTTCTCGGCGGCGACGGATCGTTTCTCGCCGCCGCCCGCATGTTTCACGACCGCCCCGTGCCGATCCTCGGCGTCAACTTCGGCCTCCTCGGATTCCTCACCGAAACGACCATCGACGAGCTCCACGCCGCGGTCCGCCGCGTCATCGCCGGCGACTACGAGATCCGCGAGCGCCAGATGCTCAAGGGCGCCATCGAAACGAAAAACGCGCGCACCGAGTTCGTCGCGCTCAACGAGGTCGTCTTTTCCAAGGTGCGCGAGGCCCGCGTCATCGAGCTCGACATCTCCGTGAAGGGCGAACGCATGACGAGCGTGCGTGGCGACGGCATCATCCTCGCCACGCCCACCGGCACCACCGCCTACAACCTCTCCGCCGGCGGGCCGATCGTTTATCCCGGCCTCGAGGCGACGATCCTCACGCCCATCTGCGCGCACAGCCTGTCCTTTCGCCCCATCGTCCTGCCGTCGTTCTGGGAGGTGCGCGTCGAGCTCGGCCGCTCCACCAAACAGGTCCTGGTCACCGCGGACGGCATCACCATCGGCCCCCTCGACCCGGGCGATCACGTCACCGTCGTGGCCTCCAAAAGCCGCGTCGAAAAGGTCATCAGCCCGCGCCTGCGCTATTTCGAAATCCTCCGCGACAAACTCGGCTGGGGGAACAAGTATTGAAATAGGAAGTAGGAAATAGGAAAGAGAAAATAGAAACGCAGCCAGCCACCGCGCTACTTGCGATGGCATTCCCCATTCGCCATTCCCAATTCCCAATTGGTCCCATGAAGCCCATCTCAATCAAACTCTCGACAACGCAACCCACCGACATCCCCCTGCACGCGCCCATCTGGCGCACCGGGTTCCGCCCGTTTTTCCTCGGCGGCGCCGCGTTCGCCGCCATCGGCATGCTCGTGTGGAACGGCGCGTTCCGCGGCGCGCCGCTGCTCGCCAAAACGCGCCTCGCCCCCGTGGACTGGCACAGT
The nucleotide sequence above comes from bacterium. Encoded proteins:
- a CDS encoding FG-GAP-like repeat-containing protein, whose product is MRVWVLFPVLLVAIVSLFACVDEPIDGAGESLPVSENTLAFGANGVTPLARGEWRAPETLHAALDEEGSAYPKAIDANLAASPQWTSESNSAGALFGYSVASAGDMNNDGYDDVVIGAREYSGGLPGTGRVYGFFGGAGGLSASPAWDVVLTQSFAYLGHSVSGAGDVDGDGYDEVIVGAPNYNNGLVSAGRATVFFDDAGFPLWDEFGDQAFAAFGTSVAGAGDINGDGYDDIIVGAPLSSNGQSSEGATYVYRGASFGIIPGPHAILEINESFAAFGSSVAGAGDVNGDGYDDIIVGARFSGNGEFGEGRAFVYLGGAIGINPTFAWTGESDIPDGEFGVAVAGAGDVNGDGYDDVIVGSYGWDDSQREARANLYHGHAGGVESSPSWMGASGQFNDAVIDAAVSVGGAGDVNGDGYDDIVFGSMLDTNGQSDEGRVWLFLGSGDGVADAPAWKAEGGQAGAYFGAAASGAGDVNGDGYADVIAGAPRYDNGQNDEGRAYVWHGAADDGNDTCATLSAVDVPAALTASTAGFTHGYIPWCVPGSTAKDIVYSFEGVAGNMYFVDLLGDPSFNTTLYVRFGDCVSGTQIGCNDDADEVWHSRIEFTAAGSGTYYVFVDGFAAGSEGSFWLTITSSTTTTTTTTTTTTTTTTTTTTTTSTSTSTSTSTSTTTQPTTTTTSPSTSTTSPTTTTTTAGTTTSTTQPTTSTTSPTTTTTTAGTTTSTTSTTTTTTTAGSTTTTTIRGDDDDAADDDALDDDSSDDDAQDDDAGDDDATGEDDDDNDDGCGCGC
- a CDS encoding DUF1328 domain-containing protein encodes the protein MLGWTLAFFVIAVIAAILGFSGIASAAAGIAKILFFIFLVLFVISLIAGAVRGRPPV
- a CDS encoding NAD(+)/NADH kinase yields the protein MKRIAIFVIRDRPEAGAAARELIGWLRAEGLTPLYHEELETHYGIPGGIGTDDIRKDAELVVVLGGDGSFLAAARMFHDRPVPILGVNFGLLGFLTETTIDELHAAVRRVIAGDYEIRERQMLKGAIETKNARTEFVALNEVVFSKVREARVIELDISVKGERMTSVRGDGIILATPTGTTAYNLSAGGPIVYPGLEATILTPICAHSLSFRPIVLPSFWEVRVELGRSTKQVLVTADGITIGPLDPGDHVTVVASKSRVEKVISPRLRYFEILRDKLGWGNKY